GGTTCTTGGAGGAGACGTTGTGCGCAATCTCAAAACAGTAAGACTTGTTGCACGTCAGCAGCACTTCAAGCTCCTTGACGTTGTGGACCAGGAACTGGACCAGGAACTGGGCAAAGCCGCTGGGCAGCAtgtgctttgttttcttgttgcCCCCGTAACCGATGTTGGGCATCAAGATCTGGCCCTTGAATCTCGTGCGCACCCTGTTGTCAATGCCTCTGGGTTTCTGCCAGTTCCGCTTAATTTTGACATACCAGTCTGACTGGTGCTGGATGAACTTCTTGGTCCTCTTTTTGACAATCTTGTGCTTCACGAGGGGTCTGAGGGCAGCCATGATGCCGAGTAGGAGATGGCGGCCACCTCCGTAGGCAGCGCCGAGGAAAAGAAGACGAGAGATTATTATTAGCTAAAGTCCATAGTCAAATCATGGTTCACTCTGTGTTCTATAGCTTTTGACAAATGCATCCATGAttacagtattattcacaatagtttcACAACCCCCCCAAATCCcttgtgctccacctattcaatTATATTCCTTTTAAAGTAGTCTAAACTTTCCTTAAAATGATCCCTAAGCCACTTGCCTATTAATGCACATTTTAGTTGCTTCCCAGTGATTGATTAGTATCCCAAAAAGGTCTTAATGAGTAAATATTCATTGTTATTTAGGATGCTGCCTTGTGATTAACATTTggtaatttattgatttatttagtcACCATTTCCAGATGTATAGTGTCTTATCGCATCTTAGGACTAGGGTAGGTTCTAATGGTgcatagttaaaattaaaaactccttGGGAAGGTGACATGTCGAAGGCCAAAGTTCATCTTTCAGTATATCCAACACAGGTAGTATTTTTCTCCAGTTGTAACATGTAGCTATTTCTTAAGTTAGTCACTAGATATACAAGTTGTGTGTTTAGCAGACATGTGTTAAATGCTTTAATACTAGAAAAATCTCAGTATATTGAGAGACTGGTGCTTTAAGGACACAGGAACTAAAATCATCTTAAAGGACAGCAACTTCAAGTTTCCCATTTCACACTTATTCTCAACCATGAGCTTGTTGAATAAAATGATGGATAAAATTTTCCTCTCATTtcattcccctctctcctctgtccTTTGGCTGACTACATTGGTGTAAGTTAAAAGCAACTTCATCATATGACACCTGTTTCTACATGCTCAGCATGCAGTATACACTTAATAcgtatttgctaaatgaataagtgaatttatGGTAAATAGCAGCTTCGCTTCTTCTACTCTAGTAGGTCTTGATTGCCACAAAATTAACTATAATCCAAAGAAATAAGTGAATGTGAGGCTGAGTTCTTGGAACACAGCACACAGTTCACATGAACCCAGGAGATAACAcacatgtggctggtggtgaTGATTAATAACAAAAAAGTGTTATCCTTAGTCTGTCACTTTAGAACATGTACAGGTATTTGCCCTTCACAAAAAATTCATAAGCCAACCTCTTTGAAAAGGAAATGGGATTTGAAGGACAGAgcataaaagaaattattaagagaaataaatgtcatTACTGGGAGTTGACAGGTGACCTTTACTGTGATTAAATACGATTGTGGtatatattttggttttcagGAAGCCCAAACCAGTTTCCCGAGATTGTCAATGTGGTTAAGCCATACTGCTCAGATTTCAAATGAATAGGGAGATTTATCCTTATGTAAGAATGGGAGCCAAGTGACTTTTCATTTCCTGGAGTAATTTGTAAAGTCAGATCTCTCACCTTTAGGAAAGGCCCCAAGCCTAGTTTTGAAGTACAGCATTGACAGGTACAAATCATACCGTGTCTAAGCTAGGTGACACTCAACTCTATCTGTTCCTGCTGAAAGTAAGTTTATATACAGGTAGCTCAGTGGGTTCACCTGATTGTCCTGTGGGCTGGTGGGGAAACTTGGTGATAGAACCAGTAAACAAACCTTCTGTAGACATTGAAGGAGAACCAGTTACACCAGGCCTGATCAAGTGACAGGAGAGAGCAATTTCTAATCCAGTACAGTGCAACATAGACCAAACAAAGCCTGTCTGCAGGCCATACTTGGTTCCCTAGTTTGACCTATAACGTTTGATGTAGGTAATTGAATGAATGCTTTGGGAGGAGACTGACCTTGAGTTCAGCGTGTAGTCCTACAGTTGGGGGTTCATCTCTTTCAGTATCACGATTCACATTGGGGCAAACCCTGGGGAAGCTAATGTAAAAATGCTTGAGTGATGGATTTTGCAACTAATCAGTTCAGAGTTTTCATTTATAGGTAGGGGGGAGGGTGAAGGGGAGCTCTGCCTTGCCAGAGATGAGAATGTCCCAGGACGCTGCTCTGGGAGTCTTTCAGGGAATCAGGTAATAGAATACAGTGGTGATGGTCTTGGCCTTTGAAGCCCCCTGGCTCCTCCACATAGTAGCTGAGAGATGTTGAACAAGAGGCttagcttctctgaacctcaaaCTCTTACTTGTGAAGTAGTCtgggtaataatagtacctaccacaTGGGAAGAGTTGTGATGGGACTTCCATGAGGTGAACAGTGCCCTAGAAGTGCATTTCATGCTGCTCTTGGTAACCTCAACAAAGAGATGATAATGGCAAAGATATGAAGAGGTGGCAAGTAAGTGGAAAAAAGTTACCAGTATGCTGTTTGATGAACACCAACCAGGGTAATCATGATTTTGAGTAACTCTTTAATGTGCTTATCCTAGGCTCTAATGAACCCCAGAGAGTCATGTCTGTTTCATCAGAGACTGCCTTCTTAAATACTTGGGACTGCTCTCACACTGCAGGACAAACCTGACTGGGTCATATTACCTGTTCTCCCTTCTGTTAAGTTCTTAAAGACCacacccttctctctctctcttttttttttaacatcttttttggagtataatttctttacagtggtgtgttactttctgctgtataaccaagtgaaccagctatatgtatacatatatccccatatcccctccctcttgcgtctccctcccaccctccctatcccacccacaCCCTTCTCTTTTCACAACCAgaattttgcccttttttttggttctgttttgttttcattgtattattgtgtttttttggttttttttgttttgtttttttttgcggtacgcgggcctctcactgttgtggcctctccggttgcggagcagaggctccggacgtgcaggctcagcggccatggctcacaggctcaaccgctccatggcatgtgggatcttcccagaccggggcacgaacccgcgtaccctgcatcggcaggcggactctcaaccactgcgccaccagggaagccctgtattactgtttttaactgagatatagttgatttacaatattatatgtttcaagtGTATGACATAGAGATTCACAGGTTTTAAAGATTGAACTCCAttcatagttattataaaatattgcctgTATTCCCAGaactttgccattttaaaattagctGATGTTTCATGAGGTACATTTTAGTTCACTTGTTGCAATTTGAGGGATAACTTCCTTGGATTTCATTAGAAACACATTTTcaagtcatctttttaaaaatttttttattttaatttaatttttttttatttatttatttttggctgcgttgggtctttgttgctgcatacaggctttctctagtcgcggcgagtgggggctactctttgttgtggtgcgtgggcttctcattgcggtggcttctcttgttgcagagcacgggctctaggtgcgtggggtcagtagttgtggctcgcatgctctagggcacaggctcagtagttgtggcgcacgggcttagttgctccgtggcatgtgggatcttcctggaccagggatcaaacccatgtcccctgcattggcaggtggattctcaaccactgcgccaccagggaagtccctcaagtcaTCTTCTATCCAAGTGATTTCCGCAGATGGCTGACTTGGTCCATTTTATTTCAGAGAGTGTCAAGGAAGTAACAGATGAGTAATAGAAAGGTCTATACTCAAACGTTTTTATTGCAATGATAGCTATTATGAAAAATGGTGATTCTGTGTGAATGGTTTTAGGATAACCAGTGTTCCAACATTGTGAATATTATATAACcactaaaaataattatgagGGTACTACAGGAGTGTGGAGAAAGTGTATAATGAAATTTGAAGAATGCTgcataaaaatagaatataaagtgTGCACAATGTAGtaataattatatatcaataataaaatagaCACATATAGGAAATATACAATGAAAATGGAGTTTATAAGTAAGGAAAATGGGATTATGGCAATTtaatagtatttaaaattttttttttttttgtcttttaaaaacttcaaaatctCATCAGGTTGGTTGTCCATTTGGGGGCTGCCTTTAGTTAAAGTCTACAGCCTTATGTATGCTGACAATAACATTTGGCAGAGCCCAGTGTGCTGTTGTTACTTTTCAGATTTCATGTGGTGACCAGCTTGGGTAATCTTTTAGGTAACGACGACTGACATActgtattacttttctttttagtgaTGAAAATGCCAGGAAAGATTTAAAGACATTACCAGCCTTTCCAACCAAAACTCTGCAGGAGCACCCCTCCCTTGCCTACTGGTAAGCCACACCAAGATTGCCAGTGACCCTGTTACGGTAACCTCCACGGAGAACGGCATGCTCTTCAGGGAACTAAAAGAAATATAAGTGCGGAAAATATCAAACTGCCCATCATACGTGTCAGTCTAATCATAAGTAGACCTTGATCCTTCCAGTGAAAAGGTCTTATGAAATCTCTCTGGAGATCATTGTCCCAAGCCTGTAGTCATGTGTGAAGAGTGGCCATGTGCCTTCTCGTTCAAGTGCATGATACATTTGTAGAGTGTGCTTTTAAGTGAATCCTGCTCAGTATATGTGCAGTCACTGTGTAATGCAGGCTTAATGTGGCAGAGTGCAATACAAGTGgtataaaatacagatttccttGAAAAGAGGCATTCATAATAAACAGTAACAACCTGAATGATCAGGTTTCCTCTACAGCCAGAAGTCATTGTCTATTTTGAGTTGTTTTATTTGCCTGTATTTTAATGAATCCATAGTACCCATTTCCCATGCAACATTTTTCCTAGAAAAGTACGTTTTCTCCCCTTGAATTACTTACAttccctttaaatatattttcctcgATTTAAGGCTGTGAATCCTGAAGATggttttcctttctaaaaaactggttacaaaataaatactCAACGTGAATAGCTGTAATATGAAAGTTGGAATATTTCCCAAGTCAATAGTGAGAGTAGGTACTGAGGCTACATTGCATCCTGAGTCTGGAACCTTCTAAATGAATCATTGTTAAGTGACAGTTTCTTAAGGATAAAAAGCAAAGACCAATTACTGTTGCTTATTTGTTGTATAGAGGTAAAAAGGTTTATTCTTCTCAGTTATACTTGAGATATGACTAATGAGCTACCAGTCTGAAAGGAGGGTAAATAACTGAATGATGTCAAAGGTGACCAGACTTCAGCCTGTTTCTCCTTTCTAGTCAAAAAGTTTTATTCTAAGACAATAATGAAGGGTTTTCTTCTAAAGTATCATGTCCACAAGTAGTAAGGGTAGAATATTTTAGATTGAACACTCACTCAGAagcatttttaattctttctaaatCTTTCTGAACAATTTAAGGAAAATGTCTATAATACCTTACACTTGCTGATCTCTCTAAAAAACCCTTTTAATTTCCCCAGCAAGGCTCTCTAACTAgcatttaataacattattttgtatttgttatatTCCATTCAGTTATGGGAGAGAATATTAGTTTTTTATTTGATGAAATGATATTATGTTTCCTTTTCTAATAACttaagttttcaaaaatttacatattttataagtatattatataaaattgtataaaatcaaGATAAGGTAGTCAAATGTCTGAGGTTCAGGAGTCCATATGTCCATATCCtacaaaaacaaaagtcaacTAGCTTCTGTCTCCCAAACAAGTTGGTCTAGGCCTTCTTTCTCAAGTGTTTCAAGTAGGCCACCTGAGAATCTTGAAATCGGATCTGTACCTCATACAGTCATGCATTGCTCtacttttcatttccttgttttACAGTGAGGACAGGGTAATTGAGCATTATTTGAAAATCAAAGGT
The DNA window shown above is from Phocoena phocoena chromosome 10, mPhoPho1.1, whole genome shotgun sequence and carries:
- the LOC136129885 gene encoding large ribosomal subunit protein eL32-like, which produces MAALRPLVKHKIVKKRTKKFIQHQSDWYVKIKRNWQKPRGIDNRVRTRFKGQILMPNIGYGGNKKTKHMLPSGFAQFLVQFLVHNVKELEVLLTCNKSYCFEIAHNVSSKNRKATVERAAQLAIRVTNPNDRLRGEENE